In the Pontibacillus sp. HMF3514 genome, ATTGGCAAAAGATATGTGTTCACCACGCTCTATTAAAACGATATGACTTTCTTCATCCAAGCGTCTAAGACGTGCAGCAGCAGTAGCTCCCCCAGCAACACCGCCGATAATAACGATTTTTTTAGTCATAGATTATCCCTCCATCAGCTTAACTTTTATACCCCTAACCGTATTTTAATTTTAATTAGGAGGGAAGTAAATAGGTTTTGATGGATAGATGTGACAGTTCTGTTGCAATTCATAAAAATAGAGCAAACCTTGTTTTAAGGTCTGCTCTATTGAAAATTATTTATATAGATCTTCTGGAAACTGAACCTCTGAGATCTTTTCTTCTGTATTTAAATCCATTGCTTCCATTCTATTATTAGAAAACGTGTAGAACGTATCTCCAATGGACATCATTCGTGCGATGCGGTGGTCCCATTCTGGGTAGTGAAGCTCTTTGTCTGGCTGATGTGTAACTCTTGTTTTGAAGGTGAATCCTTCTTCTGGTGTTACCGAATATAAGTACGCGCCTTCAAAAACAAACTCATGCATACCAGGTGTCGTATCTTCACTTAGTTCGATCTTTTCATTCACCATAATCGGGAAACCGAATAAGTTTTTGTCTGCATGATAGTAAAGGGCTTTGTGGTTGTGACTCAATTCAGAGTTGGTACCACGACCTCCGATTAACTCGACATCTTTTTCAATTGGATTGTTTACATCACTGATATCAAATAAGGAAAGTTTAACACCATCTGTTGTAATACGACCGTCACTTAACTGTTTGGTTTGTTTTCCGAATCCAACCACATGATTATCTCCAATTGGATGCAGGTAGTTACTAAAACCAGGGATTTTTAACTTCCCTAATACTTTAGGGGACTCAGCATTTTGTAGGTCGATAACAAATAACGGGTCCACTTGTTTAAAGGTTACAAGGTAAGCTCGGTTTTGCATGAATCGAACACTATAGATACGTTCTCCTTCAGCTAGCCCTTCAAGTTTGCCTAGGCGATTTAATGAGCTATCGAATGTGTATAGATTATTTTCAGATGGGTTTTGATCATCCCACATATGGCCTTTCGTTGTGGCAACACGGAATGTACCTTCTCGTTCATCCATCGCGAACTGGTTAATGAGGGTGCCAGGCACTTTTGCTTCTGCATCATATGTTACATTCGTGCCATCAACACCAAATTGATAGATTTTTGTATCAGGTGTTGTAGCCTGTTCACGAGGCATTGTGGAAGCCTGCTTTAGGTTAGGATAATCACGAACAGCCATATAGATATGCTCTTTTGACATATAAACGGTTTGGCCTGATCCGAGATACGTTTTGACATTTGCTTTTTCCTTGTCTTTTGTCACGTCAAAAGATGTAATCGTAACGAATGTTGTATCATCACTATCGGGTAACTTATGCATGCGATCATAGGAGATAGGCATGGATTCAGAGCTAACGGCTGAGTCCTTGTATCTCGGACGAGGATCTTCTTGTTCTTGAGTTCCATCTTCAAGTTTGGTATCACGTGTCATGATGTGAAAAGGAGGATGCTCATTTGTGATGAAATACAGGTTTTCATCAATAAGTCTTGATGTCATATAACTTCCTTGAACGGCAACTTCACGAATTTTTTGTGGAGCGGCTGGATTAGAGATGTCATAGACGTAAACAGCTGTTTGTCCTCGGTGATAAGGGAGGACCATTTCCTTTGTTACGCCGTCCTCGGTTGTTTGTTTTTGTTTATAAAAGGCTTCTCGTTTATGGCCCATCACGACAAGTCGGTCTTCATAGATGTAAATTTCATTAGGATTGAAGTCTTTCTCTTGTATTGTGCTTAGAAGCTTACTGTCTTCAGCAGGATGTGCTTTGGTAATCGTGATGTCGGTGTTACGTACATAATAGAAGTTCTCACCATCTGATTTTAGAACGTCTGCTTCATCTACGCCTTTTACTTGTGTGTTGGTTTTAGAGCCGTCATCTCCACTACTTGTGCTTTTGGATTGTTCGGCTGCTGAGTCATTTGTAGCTTCTAATGTTGCTTCATCTCCTCCAGAGAAAGCCTGGTAACGTAATTCTTGCTTCTTTTGTAACTCTGCTAGAATGTTCATGAAGTTTTCTTTTGAGCCAACTGCAGGAAGCTCATCACGCGTTTGGAAATCAAACTCAAAGTCATTTGCAAGTTTGTAACCATTTTCTGATTCAACCTTTTGAGAAATGATGAGCTTGAAATGTTGGTTCATCGTATAACCTTCGTCAGGGGATTGGATCGTTAAAACTTTTCCATCTTGAGATAGTTCGTACGTAACCTCAACTTTTTCATCATTTTCGTTTAATACTCGTACCGTTTCATCTGTGAAGCTGTCTGGTTTCATCGACTTTGTGAATGTAACCGTCCAATTTTTATGGACAGGTACGACTTTGGCATCATCATTTACATTAGCTGAGACCATGGTTTGCTGAAGAGCGAACACAGTAAATAACGCTACAATGACAGCAGCAACTCCTACATACAATCGTTTCATATGGACACCTCATTTTCTGCTTGTTTAGTTATGTAGTCGTTGGTGGTGTGAAAAAGTTACAGTTGAGGGAGAATTTTTATTTGGGGGATGATAAGAGGTAAAAGGGAGTATTGTGGAAAAAGTGTTATTACAGACAACCTCCACACTAAGTGGATGATGTTCTTAACTAAATCAGAGGACTTTTACACTAAATGGATGGCGTTCTTCACTAAATCAGAGGACTTCCACACTAAATGGATGGCGTTCTTAACTAAATCAGAGGACTTCCACACTAAATGGATGGCGTTCTTCACTAAATCAGGGAACTTCTACACTAAATGGATGATGTTCTTCACTAAATCAGAGGACTTCCACACTAAATGGATGGTGTTCTTCACTAAATCAGAGGACTTCCACACTAATTAGTTGATGTTCTTCACTAAACCAGAGAACTTCCTCACTAATTAGTTAATATTCTTCACTAAATTAGAGAACTTCCTCACTTCTATACTGCTTTTCTACACTATTTGATCATTTTCCTGAAGAACTAGCACAGCAGCAATATTGCAGAGCCTAAAAAATAAAAGCCGTTGGAGCAACTCCAACAGCTTTTAATCCATACCTATTTATGATCGGTTTTCTTAGAAAATTGACGCTCGCCGCGTTGTCTTGCTGCTTCGCGTTCTTCATTTTTTTGAGCACGCTTAGCATTGTTGTCGAACGGCTTTTTGTTATCATCTTTTGTATTCTTTGTAGCCATGGAATCCCACTCCTTTCAACATTCTGTCTTAGAATGTGTAGAAAGAGGGGAGACTACTCATAAGACTTGTTTAAGAAAAAGAGTGCAATCGTTCCAGGACCCGCGTGAGCACCGATGGCAGATCCGATCTGATGGATAATAATTTCTTTTGTTCCATGTTCTTCACGAATCATTTCAGCCAGCTGTTCAGCACGCTCAGCATCGTCACCGTGTGAAATAGCTATTGGTTGATTTCCTAGGTCCTCACCGCGTTCATTCATAAGTTCAAGCATACGCTTAAGAACCTTTTTCTGTCCACGAATTTTTTCTAATGGAATAAGCTGCCCATTTTCCACGTGGAGTAATGGCTTGATTTTAAGCATGGTACCGACAAAAGCAGCTGCAGCACTTACACGACCACCGCGCTTTAGGTACTCTAAATCATCTACGGTAAAGATATGTTCCATATGATTCATATGGCTTTCTGCTTTTTTAAGTAAAGTTTCCATATCAGCGCTTTCTTGAGCGAGTTGAGCTACACGGCGCACGACAAGACCATACCCTAATGAAGCACAATGAGTATCTATTACTTCTAATTGAAAGTCAGGATACTCTTCTAATACTTCCTGTTGCATCATTTTGGCGGTTTGATACGTACCTGATAGTTCGGATGATAAAGCTAAATAAAGACAAGGTTGTCCTTTTTTTGCATACTCCTCGAATAAATCTTTAAAAGTGTGTGGGGAAACCTGAGAGGTCTTAGGTGCTTTGCCATTACGCATCGCATCGTATACATCTTTCGATTGGATGTCTACCGCATCTAAATAATCTTGATCATCTAAATGAACGGTAAGTGAAACACGTTTGATGCCATACTGTTCTATGTAGGAATCCGGTAAATCACTAGCTGAATCAGCTATAATTTGAACGTTCATTTTTTCCACCTCTTTAATTTTAGACCTTTTGACCTTAGTTTAAGCCTAAGGCGAAAGGTAGTCAAAGTTTTTATTTTCAACTAGGACTATAGTATGATTTTACAATAAAACACAATTTAACCTAAAGAGTCTTGATTTTCCATTCAAAAGGGTGATACAAAGAAGAAAGGGAATTGTCGAACTGAAGGAGGACTTTATGTTTTTTATTGAAATAAGACGAATTATGGTAGTCATTTTAGGAGCTGTACTTAACGCTATCTCGCTAAACCTCTTCCTAATCAAGGCTAACGTGTATGCGAGCGGTTTTACTGGTGTAGCTCAGTTAATTTCTAGTGTGTTCCAAGATAAATTAGGAATCGGTATTACAACTGGTGTGCTATTATTCATCTTAAACATACCTGTTATCATTCTAGGTTGGTTAAAAGTTGGTAAAGGATTTACCATTTATAGTATGATTTCGGTCATTTTTACCACTTTATTCCTAGAGATTATTCCAGTCCAACAACTATCTACTGACATCCTTCTAAACGCCGTTTTTGGCGGTGTAATAGGGGCTGTAGGCGTTGGGATTACCCTGAAATGGGGTGCTTCAACGGGTGGTATGGACATCGTAGCCATGCTTTTATCAAGGATTAAGGATCGCCCAATTGGGACTTATTTCTTTATTTTGAATGGAATGATTATCATTTTGGCTGGTTTGTTGTATGATGAGGAAAAGGCCCTTTATACGATTGTGACACTTTATGTTTCTACTCGTGTGATCGATGCAATTCATACACGTCACGAAAAACTAACAGCAATGATCATTACAACCAAAGCAGAAGAGTTACAACAAGCAATTCACGCTAAAATGGTAAGGGGAATTACACAGGTTCCTGCGAAGGGTGCATTTACCAAACAGGACAAGGATATGCTAATCATGGTAATTACCCGTTACGAACTTTACGATCTAGAGCACATTATTAAAGATGTTGACCCACATGCATTCACGAACATTGTACAAACTACAGGCATCTTCGGATTCTTTCGACGTGATGACTAAAATGAAACTAAAATGCATGTCATTCCGACTAATAGGGTGAATAATAAGAAAAGGATGTGTGACGAGCATGAAAAAACTTCTTGTTCTTGTCATGGCAATGCTGTTTGTTGCTGCCGGTTGCTCCGGAACAAATGAAGCAAATGGCAAAGAAGACACAAATTCCTCTGATAACACGAACAAAAACGATGAAACAAAAGAGGAAGTAAACCTTGAACAATTACTGCAGCAACTAGAAATGACAGCCGATGTACAAGCAGACGCCGATAAAGTAGATTTTAATTTCCAAATGAAAAACACAGGTGAAAAAGCGGTAAAGCTTACCTTCCCATCTGGTCAGCAATACGAAGTAATCGTGAAAAATGCTGAAGGTGAAGAAGTATATCGCTATTCAAAAGGAAAAGCCTTCACTGAAGCTTTAGTAAATAAGGAAATTAAGCCAGGTGAAGCACTATCCTGGAAATCTTCATGGAACTACAAGCAAGATGGTGAACGTGTGGAAGCAGGCACATACACTGCTGATATCACAATACTACCAGCTAAAATTAATAAACAAACCATTGACGCTCAACCATTCCAATTAACTCAAAACTTTGAAGTTCCATCTGGTGAGCAAACGTTCCGTAACGTGAAAGTTACTGAAAATGCAAATGGTGATTATACCGTTACAGGTGAAGCTCGTGCATTTGAAGCTTCATTTGCTTATAACGTTGAAGATGGACATAACTTGTTAGTGCCAGAGCAAAACGTAACAGCAAGCAAAGGTGCTCCAAACTGGGGAACATTTGAGTTTGATGTAAAGATTGCTAAGGATAAGCTTCCTTCAAATGGAACACTTACACTAACTCTTTACACGAAGAGTGCCAAAGACGGTTCTGTTGAAAATGTTAAATTTGTAAAACTAGATACTTTCCAACCTGAATAATAGAAGGTTGTTTATAAAAGAATCCGCTACTCCTTTTGAGGAGAGCGGATTTTTTATGGTTTACCTTTAGTTGTTTATAAAACACAATGGCTGCCATAGCTTTTTAAAAAACGCACTCCCTAAAGTAAGAGAGTGCGCTCTTCATACTTGCTTAGTAACCGTATTTCTCAAGCGTATTCTTCACTTCATCTGTCAGGGCATCCCAATCAGCGTCGAACTTTTTGTTAACCGTGATGAAGTTTTGGAAACCGAAGACATTGTCTACTCCTTCAAGCTCCATTAGGTCATTCAAAATATCATGTTCACTGGTTTGACCAGGCATAACAGAGACTGATCCATCTCCTTGGAAAATCATTCGGTCTGTAGTGAATTTCATTGCGTTCGGATTTGGTGTTGGTTGTGCTTGTACAGCCATACAAAAATCCCTCCTCTATTTAATCCAATTTTATCTTAGCATGAATTGCGCGATCAACAAAGCATGTCCTTTTCGTGAACAATCATGAATTCTTTCAATATTAAAAAGAATTTGTGATAAAATGGAAGCGAAACGAGGGAAAGGTGTGAGACGAAGATGCAAACGGTACAAACGTTAAAGCAAAAACTGCAATCTTTTGATAACTTTGAACATGTTGCACAGCAAGAATCACACACCTTATTAGACGATATGTTAAAACATATAGGGAGTCCAGATCCGGTGTTAAGGGACGAGCTAATTTATAGCGCACTAGCGATTTGGGTTTTAAATGAAAAATTTGATCAGGATCATTTACGAGAATTATATGATCTGGCATTAAGCGATGATTATCTTTTCTATCAAATCGGGAACAGAGGAGACGATTCAGTCTTCACTCGCAGTTTTTCTGTGTTATTATTACCTCCTATTTTACAAATCCATAAACAAAGCTCATTCCTATCACGAGAAGAGCTAACAAATGGAGTAGAAACACTGATTCATTATTTTAAGAAAGAACAAGATACCAGGGGTTATGTAGCGGAGAAAGGATGGGCTCACAGTATCGCTCATGCAGCTGATGCACTTGAATCCTTCGCAAGCTGTAAGGAAATTGAAGAACAGGACTTGTTGTCCGTTTTTAATGCGGTAAAAAAAGTCATAACACAACCTTCTCAATATATTAACGGTGAGGATGAACGCCTTATCAATGCCCTTGAAACGATTTTTCCAAAGGTAGCTGATTGCTTTATCATTGAATGGATCCAATCATTTGGATCAGTTCTTGATAAAGTTGAAGGCCATGAGGAGGATGCCATTCACTTCAATATCAAGACGTTTCTTCGCTCTATGTATTTCCGGTTCGTTTGGAGAGAGGAAAAACGATACAGAGAGGCTATTTTGGATACGTTAGAACCAATCGAGAAAATAGGAGCCTATTAAGTTGTTATCATCTATCAAAGAGGGAATGGTTTAGTAAAACATAGAAAAGAAGGCGATATGATGATTAAAAAGGGACTCTGGTTAGGAATAGCTACAGGTGTAATATTGGGGGCCGTATTGTGGCTTGTTGAAGCTGTAACTGGCGAAGAAGTATATACGCTACTAATGAATATTGATTTTATACCTGTGTTAGGGGATATCGCATGGCCCGTTTGGATGGAATGGGTATTTCATCTTCTGCTTTCATGGGCTATTGCTATCGTATACCTTGCATGGATTGCGTTTCAAACAGAAGGCGAAACAAGTGCTCGTTGGGCAACGTCTCTTTTATTATCTGTTTTGGCCGCGCTTACCTATTTTCCGCTAACAGACTTAGCGATAAAGGAAACACCACCCCTTGATGATGTAACAGCTATTATTTATTGGTTTATCGCTCACTTAATCTATGCGGTAGCTTTGGTGAAATTGGACGAATGGAGCGAGTAATGTGAAAGGGAATAGAATTGTCTTTTGGGATGTTATTTGTTATCTCGTATTTCCATTACTCGTATGGAATTTTATACGTGATGATATCGGGGATTACTATTCGATGTTACTATCCTCAGTACCAGGGATTATTTATACAGTAATACGATTCTACTATATCCGAAGCCTGCAATTTTTCGGGATTTTTATGCTCGCTAACTTAGTGTTGAGTACAGTTGTTGATGTCTTGTCGGGATCAGCCATCAACCTGCTTTGGAATCGGGTTTATTTTGCGGTGGGGGTAGGACTATTCTTTTTAGGAAGTATGCTAGTGAAAAAACCTGTTGCTCTACTTTTTGCTCTCGATATTATGGAGATGCAGGGACAGTCTAGAAAACCTCTAAAACAAATCTTTTATCAAAAGAAGATCTTTCTTGTATTTCAGGCGATCACATTCGTTTTTGTGTTTCGTGAAGGATTTTTTGCAGCTTGGAAAGCATGGCTCATCAAAGAGTATGGAGTAGAAGCATTCGATCAGGCCTTAATCTTACGACAGGTATTAAGTTGGGTCCTGACTGGAGTGACGGTTCTTGGTTATCTGTATGTTGGCAAAGTCATGCATGATCAAAGCAAACGACCAGTGGATCCTCCAGCTTCGACATAATAGAATAGGAAGTGAAAACATGCCCAACATCCAATCCATTCAAGAAAAAGATTATGATGAACTAGCAAGGATCGTAGGCAATGCATACCCTGCGTTTGAAATGCATAAAGACGAAACACGTCAGAAATTTATCGAAAAGGTAGACGATCGTCAAAAGAACTTCCCTGATGTAAATCATTTTGGATATTTTGATGAAGAGCAATTAAAAGGCACATTTAGGTTTCATGACTTTCAGATGAACCTGTATGGAGAAACGATTCCAGTTGGTGGGATTGGGTTAGTTGCTGTTGATTTACTACATAAAAAAGAAAGAATTGCTAAGCATATGCTGTTGGATTTCATAGATCGATGCCGTGAAAAAGGGTATGATCTAGCAGCTCTTTACCCATTCAGACCTGATTTTTATCAGAAAATGGGCTTTGGGTTTGGGTCTAAAAAGCATGAATATCGAATTGAATCAAAGCATTTGCCAAATGCAGGATCGAAACAATATATTGTAAATGTAACGACTGAGGAGCAAGTCCAATTGGTCAAGGACTGTTATAACACTTATGTAAGCCAACAGCATGGTATGATGTATCGTGATCAAGAGGCTTTTAAAAATCTCATTGAACAAAAAGAGACTCAAACCGTAGCGTTTCAACGAAATGGAAAAATTGAAGGATATGCTTCATTTTCTTTTCAAAAGAGTGAGGAAAACTTTCTCAAAAATCACATCATCATAAAAGAGCTTGTGTATTTGCATTCTGAAGCTTTAGGAGAACTGATGACGTTCTTCCACCTTCAACAGGATCAAATTGATCGGATCATTTTCCATACTTCAGACGAAGATTTTCACTTCTTACCTCACGATGTTCGAAACGGAAGTGAGCACATCATACCTTCTGTTTATCATGAAGCTCATACTTCAGGGGTGGGATTAATGTATCGTGTCCTTGATGTGAAGCAGTTTTTATCCTCATTAACGAATCATACATTTAGTACCGAAGATGTTACGGTGAAGTTTAAAGTACAAGAAACCTTGATTAATGAATCAAATGTAGAAGTGGTAGTTCAATTTAAGGATAGACAGCTGCAATTAATTGAAGAAGATCGATATGACGTAGAAGTGGAAATGAATATTTCAGAGTTTTCTTCTCTAATGATGGGGGCAGTATCCTTTAATACTTTACACCGATATGGACTGATTAAGATATCCCATTCTACTTATAACAAGGTGCTTAACCGATTGTTTTCCTGTCTAGAAAAGCCAGAATGTATGACTGCGTTTTAAAAAAAGACCGACTTCCTCCCTGGAAGTCGGTCTTTTTTTATTCTCAACAGGATAATATTTATGGTAAGGGGGTTATTTATCTAAAGGTGTCATAATTGGGAAGTCAGTATCAATCTGGTCAAGAGCCCATAAGAACTGATGCCATTTTTGGATGTCTCCAATTACTTTTATGGAAGAAGGACTCGGACGATTATTTGTAGTCGCTAATTCATACAAGGATGCTTGATCCATAATGACTTTTACTTCGTCTTCCTTTAATTCATTGGATAAATACCTGAAAATACCTCTTTTCACCTCTGTTAATGCTTTTTCTTTTCGATCTGTAATAATAAAATTTAATTTAAAATCATATTCACCAGCAATTATTCCATTTAACCGGATACTTAGCATATTTAATACTTGCTCTAATGTCATGATATCTAGAACTTCGTTTGTTATGGTAGACCGTTTAATCGGGATGATGCCATAACGTAATTCTTGAGCACCCATTAAATATTCATTTCTCCATGGGCCAGACTCTGCAATATAGGCTAGTTGTTCCAATGCATCTGCACAAAGGTATTTTGCTTTATAGTTGGAAGGGTTAGAGTAGATAAGATGTTTTGTCACTTCAGCCACCCATTGATAGTCACCTTCCTTAAAGGATCTCTTTGCTTTCTTCAGTAATTCATCCTCACCGCCCATGTATTCAACGTATTTTTTAGAAGATTCTTCAGGAATTAATTTATTTAAGTCCACTGGATTCCCGTTATACCACCCCATATACTTTTGATAGACGGCTTTTGCATTATGATTTACGGTTCCATAAAAGGGACTGTTATACCATTCTTTTCTGAGACTTTCAGGAAATGTTACCATCCTTCCTACTTGATCAATTGTGTACCCTTGATTGATTAGTCTCAGCGTTTGATCATTGATATATTGATACATGTCTCGTTGCTTTTCCATGTAACTGATACAATAGTCTCTTCCATGTCTTGGCCAGGTGTGAACTTCAAACAACGATGTCATATGATCGCCAAATAAATCAATAGCTTGCTGGATATAGGTTGCCCACGCAACAGGATCACGTACCTCAGCTCCGCGGAGTGTATAAATATTATGAAGGGAAGCGGTACAGTTTTCTGCAATACATAAACTATGTTCCTCAGGTATATAAATATTCATTTCAGCTGGTGCCTCAGTGTCCGGGGTTAACTGAAACTGCATTCGAACACCATCTATGAATTTTTCCACATAGGATTCCTGATCTGATAAGGTGATTTCTTCAGCAGAATTCACTAAGGTTACAACACCTGTAGAAACGTACTTTCCAATTCCACAATCGACTTGCCCTTTTTCACCACGAGGTAATACTTCACCATACATGTAAAAACCTCGGCGAGACATAGCGACACCAGCAGTCACGTTTTCTTCCAGTGCAGCATTTAAAAATCCACTAGGTGCATAAATCTTAACATCATCGGTTGTTCCACTTTCGAGGACACCATCCACTCCACCATAGTGGTCCACATGTGAATGGGAGAATATAATTGCGCTAACAGGAGATTCTCCAAAATAACTGTTAATTAACTCAAAAGCAGCTTGAGCTGTCTCTCTAGAAGTTAAACAATCAATCACAATCCATCCACTTTTTCCGCGAATGATACTTAAATTAGCAAGATCGTATCCTCGTACTTGATAGATGTTTTCAGTTACTTGAAAAAGACCGGCATTCAAATTTAATTTACCTTGGTACCATAACTTCGGATTTACGGTAGAGGGGATATCATCTTTTTGTAGAAATTCATATCGTTTTAAGTCCCATACAGGGAGGAGAGAGTTATTCGGTTTTATGACAGGATAAGGTACACTTTTTAACACATTTCTCGTTGCCCATTCTTGCTCTAACTTTAGTCGTTTCCAATGGATATTCTTTTTAAATTCTGCGTTTATTTTCTTTGTTTCCTCAGTAGCATCTTTTCGAAAAGGGGTGAATTTCTCTTCAAGACAGTTTTCATCATAATTGTTCATCAGATCCCACCTCCATAAAACATAGTATTCAGGTAGATATCTGTTCATACATGGAAAAGAGCATTGATTTGCAGGGGGAATCAATGTTCTAGTGTATATCTCTAAACCAATTTTCTTCTTATTAAAGCAGAGAATAGTAAGTGAGTTTGGATAGAATGTTTCTAATTCTGTATAGGAAGTGAATGATTTTGGATAGAGGGTTTCTAATTCTGTATAGGAAGTGAATGATTTTGGATAGAGGGTTTCTAATTCTGTATAGGAAGTGAATGATTTTGGATAGAGGGTTTCTAATTCTGTATAGGAAGTGAATGATTTTGGATAGAGCGTTTCTAGTTCTGTATAGGAAGTGAATGATTTTGGATAGAGCGTTTCTAATTCTGGATAGGAAGAGAATACTTTTGGATAGAGCGTTTCTAATTCTGGATAGGAAGAGAATACTTTTGGATAGAGCATTTCTAATTCTGGATATGAGCTGTCCTAATTCAGGATAGAGCAGCATTATAAAACAAAAAAGCAGCCGCCCCAAAAGGCGAGCTGCTTTTTGTGTGAAAGAGTGTCGACTCCTAAATTGTGAGCCTTTGTCCAACTCCGGCTTCCAGCGGCTATCGTATAGGCAATATCTCCTTCAGTGGTTACTCCACTTACGGATATCTTGCCTATTCGTACGCCACTAAACGGTCGCCTTCGCTTTTCTTAACTACTTCAACCCTTCGTGGCGTTCGATTTGCTGTTGCAGTTGTTGTAATTGCTGTTGCTCCTCTTGGGAAGCATTAGCGCGTGCAGAGTTGATCGCGTTACGTGCTTGACGGACCTCTTCTTCACGTGCTTGACCATTGCGGTTGGTGATATTGCTGACAGCTTGTTTCGCTTGTTGGAATAAGTTATTGTTGTTTTGCAACTTAAAACCCTCCCAAAGTATGATTGTCGACTTCTTCATTTTTGCGCTCTACATCAGAGTAGCGCTCACGATACGGAAATCGTTCCGCATGTTTTTGAACGGCATCTTTTCCTTGCTGAACAAAACGCTTGGATTTACTTTTTTTGCTCAACCTGATTCCCCCCATGGAATAAAAAAGCCTGAACGCAATGTATTACGTTCAAGCTTAGTATAGGCTGATATCAAACTTTCATAAGTCGCAAATACTGGGATAGGTCTAAGTTAGATGGCTTTTGAGGATAATTTTAGATAATTCTCTAAAAAGACAGCGATTCCGTCACCCTCATTTGATTCTGTTGTATAATCTGAAACGTCTTTTAACTCTGAAATCGCATTATCCATTGCAACACCAACACCAGCATATTTAAGCATTTCTAAATCGTTATCTTCATCACCAAAAGCGATAATGCGCTCTTGCGGAATGTGGTAATAGTGAGCAATTTTATGAAGACCAACCGCTTTATTTAAGCCAGTTCGAACAACTTCAATAACGTGCCAAGGTGCGCCCCATTTGCGATGATCAATCAGTTCTGCATGTTGATCATCCAAATGCTTTCGTAGATCAGGCACTTGTTCGGGATGTGGATGAATCAAAATGGAAGTTGGGTCCTCGTTTAGATGGTGCTGTATATCACCGATCGTAATAGGTGTACCAGACGTATGGAAAATTTCTAATAACTCTTCATCATAACGGTCTAAAAATACATCATCACGTACTTCAGCGAGTACATTTTTCACGCCTAATTCTTTACATGTATGTACAATTTTACGTGCTGTACGAATGGACATCGGGGAGTGAATGGAGTCCCACATGCTGTTATTCGGATGGTGAATGAGGGCTCCGTTAAAATTC is a window encoding:
- a CDS encoding Cof-type HAD-IIB family hydrolase gives rise to the protein MEKHLIALDLDGTLLTDDKKISERNKQAIQKARQEGHIVAIATGRPHRASIDYYNEMDLDTPMVNFNGALIHHPNNSMWDSIHSPMSIRTARKIVHTCKELGVKNVLAEVRDDVFLDRYDEELLEIFHTSGTPITIGDIQHHLNEDPTSILIHPHPEQVPDLRKHLDDQHAELIDHRKWGAPWHVIEVVRTGLNKAVGLHKIAHYYHIPQERIIAFGDEDNDLEMLKYAGVGVAMDNAISELKDVSDYTTESNEGDGIAVFLENYLKLSSKAI
- a CDS encoding DUF3813 family protein → MQNNNNLFQQAKQAVSNITNRNGQAREEEVRQARNAINSARANASQEEQQQLQQLQQQIERHEGLK
- the eis gene encoding enhanced intracellular survival protein Eis, whose product is MPNIQSIQEKDYDELARIVGNAYPAFEMHKDETRQKFIEKVDDRQKNFPDVNHFGYFDEEQLKGTFRFHDFQMNLYGETIPVGGIGLVAVDLLHKKERIAKHMLLDFIDRCREKGYDLAALYPFRPDFYQKMGFGFGSKKHEYRIESKHLPNAGSKQYIVNVTTEEQVQLVKDCYNTYVSQQHGMMYRDQEAFKNLIEQKETQTVAFQRNGKIEGYASFSFQKSEENFLKNHIIIKELVYLHSEALGELMTFFHLQQDQIDRIIFHTSDEDFHFLPHDVRNGSEHIIPSVYHEAHTSGVGLMYRVLDVKQFLSSLTNHTFSTEDVTVKFKVQETLINESNVEVVVQFKDRQLQLIEEDRYDVEVEMNISEFSSLMMGAVSFNTLHRYGLIKISHSTYNKVLNRLFSCLEKPECMTAF
- a CDS encoding VC0807 family protein, whose translation is MKGNRIVFWDVICYLVFPLLVWNFIRDDIGDYYSMLLSSVPGIIYTVIRFYYIRSLQFFGIFMLANLVLSTVVDVLSGSAINLLWNRVYFAVGVGLFFLGSMLVKKPVALLFALDIMEMQGQSRKPLKQIFYQKKIFLVFQAITFVFVFREGFFAAWKAWLIKEYGVEAFDQALILRQVLSWVLTGVTVLGYLYVGKVMHDQSKRPVDPPAST
- a CDS encoding alkyl/aryl-sulfatase, yielding MLYPKVFSSYPELETLYPKVFSSYPELETLYPKSFTSYTELETLYPKSFTSYTELETLYPKSFTSYTELETLYPKSFTSYTELETLYPKSFTSYTELETFYPNSLTILCFNKKKIGLEIYTRTLIPPANQCSFPCMNRYLPEYYVLWRWDLMNNYDENCLEEKFTPFRKDATEETKKINAEFKKNIHWKRLKLEQEWATRNVLKSVPYPVIKPNNSLLPVWDLKRYEFLQKDDIPSTVNPKLWYQGKLNLNAGLFQVTENIYQVRGYDLANLSIIRGKSGWIVIDCLTSRETAQAAFELINSYFGESPVSAIIFSHSHVDHYGGVDGVLESGTTDDVKIYAPSGFLNAALEENVTAGVAMSRRGFYMYGEVLPRGEKGQVDCGIGKYVSTGVVTLVNSAEEITLSDQESYVEKFIDGVRMQFQLTPDTEAPAEMNIYIPEEHSLCIAENCTASLHNIYTLRGAEVRDPVAWATYIQQAIDLFGDHMTSLFEVHTWPRHGRDYCISYMEKQRDMYQYINDQTLRLINQGYTIDQVGRMVTFPESLRKEWYNSPFYGTVNHNAKAVYQKYMGWYNGNPVDLNKLIPEESSKKYVEYMGGEDELLKKAKRSFKEGDYQWVAEVTKHLIYSNPSNYKAKYLCADALEQLAYIAESGPWRNEYLMGAQELRYGIIPIKRSTITNEVLDIMTLEQVLNMLSIRLNGIIAGEYDFKLNFIITDRKEKALTEVKRGIFRYLSNELKEDEVKVIMDQASLYELATTNNRPSPSSIKVIGDIQKWHQFLWALDQIDTDFPIMTPLDK